From the uncultured Trichococcus sp. genome, one window contains:
- a CDS encoding YlbF family regulator produces MIINEEYFALEDQTFRLVEAICSGEAMLSYKGAKRLLAQNEEANAKIRAFNEAKEAYERVEAYADFAPDYAEIKQRVYQTKRLMDLDESVYRFRTAERELQLLLDKVSERLAHAISPNILVSAGDPFFQSGESNMPAACQIHISSRG; encoded by the coding sequence ATGATCATCAATGAAGAGTACTTTGCGTTGGAAGACCAAACCTTCCGGCTTGTGGAAGCAATCTGCAGCGGAGAAGCTATGTTATCTTATAAGGGAGCAAAGCGCCTTCTGGCACAAAATGAAGAAGCCAACGCTAAGATACGGGCATTCAATGAAGCGAAAGAGGCATACGAGAGGGTCGAAGCCTACGCTGACTTTGCACCGGATTATGCGGAAATCAAACAGCGCGTTTACCAGACGAAGAGGTTGATGGACTTGGATGAATCCGTCTATCGCTTTCGGACAGCGGAACGTGAACTACAGTTGCTTTTGGACAAGGTTTCCGAGCGGTTGGCGCATGCCATTTCACCGAATATATTGGTTTCTGCAGGGGACCCATTTTTTCAATCAGGGGAATCAAACATGCCTGCAGCTTGTCAGATACATATTTCCAGTAGGGGGTAA
- a CDS encoding YlbG family protein — protein MSLEVTKRQGIVVWVYTLRQIKNLKRYGYIHYVSNRMKYVLLYVDQEEAQATAEKLNSLHFVRKVELSHRPEIDMTLKNALPDRKDRSNPEAEYNVSAFETKTYSF, from the coding sequence ATGAGTTTAGAAGTGACCAAAAGGCAGGGCATCGTCGTCTGGGTCTATACCTTGAGACAGATCAAAAATTTGAAAAGATACGGTTATATCCATTATGTTTCCAACAGAATGAAGTATGTCTTATTGTACGTCGACCAAGAAGAGGCACAGGCTACGGCAGAAAAATTGAACAGTCTGCATTTTGTCAGGAAAGTGGAATTGTCGCATCGTCCTGAAATCGACATGACCCTGAAGAATGCTCTTCCTGACAGGAAAGACCGCAGTAATCCTGAAGCGGAATACAACGTGTCCGCTTTTGAAACGAAGACTTATTCTTTTTAG
- the rsmD gene encoding 16S rRNA (guanine(966)-N(2))-methyltransferase RsmD encodes MRVIAGEYKGRRLKSVPGSNTRPTTDKVKESLFNIIGPFFDGGISLDMFAGSGGLSIEAVSRGIDRAVLFEKNRKALDTIKENIAITKEAEKFSVYAGDARKNLRVFAAENPNTQFALVFLDPPYAEEKTVADITEMIALQLVNEETVFVCEMAKENTLPEQIGPYGKWKRAVYGTIAIEMFDYYQEG; translated from the coding sequence ATGCGAGTCATCGCAGGAGAATACAAAGGACGCAGATTGAAAAGCGTTCCTGGGAGCAATACACGCCCAACGACGGACAAGGTCAAAGAATCCTTGTTCAATATCATCGGTCCGTTCTTTGATGGCGGAATCAGCCTGGATATGTTTGCAGGCAGCGGTGGCTTATCGATCGAAGCGGTTTCCCGAGGGATCGATAGAGCGGTGTTGTTCGAAAAGAACCGAAAAGCGCTTGATACCATAAAGGAAAACATCGCAATCACGAAGGAAGCTGAGAAATTCAGCGTTTATGCAGGGGATGCGCGAAAAAATCTTCGTGTCTTCGCCGCAGAAAATCCGAACACGCAATTTGCTTTGGTCTTTCTTGATCCGCCTTATGCTGAAGAAAAGACAGTCGCTGACATCACTGAAATGATCGCCTTGCAGCTGGTCAATGAAGAAACCGTATTTGTCTGTGAGATGGCAAAGGAAAACACGTTGCCTGAACAGATCGGCCCATACGGAAAATGGAAGCGTGCCGTTTATGGGACTATCGCTATCGAAATGTTCGACTACTATCAGGAAGGTTGA
- the coaD gene encoding pantetheine-phosphate adenylyltransferase — MKKTALFAGSFDPLTNGHIDTIARAAIVFDEIVVAVSTNTSKQSLFDGEQRIQLVAEALRDFPQVQVIRHTGGLTIEMAKDVGACALLRGVRNVKDFEYEHSIASMNKLQAPDLETVILFSSENYRYLSSSLIKEVAMFGGDVSTLVPANINAAILQKFKDSAFKGKKISE, encoded by the coding sequence ATGAAAAAAACAGCGCTATTTGCGGGGAGTTTCGACCCTTTGACGAACGGGCACATCGATACGATTGCCCGGGCGGCCATTGTTTTCGACGAAATCGTTGTTGCAGTGTCGACCAACACATCCAAGCAATCTTTATTTGACGGTGAGCAAAGGATCCAATTGGTTGCCGAAGCTTTGCGTGATTTTCCGCAAGTCCAAGTCATCCGCCATACCGGTGGGCTTACGATCGAAATGGCAAAGGATGTCGGCGCCTGCGCACTTTTGCGCGGGGTCCGGAACGTAAAGGATTTCGAGTATGAACACAGCATCGCCTCGATGAACAAGCTGCAGGCCCCAGACCTTGAAACGGTGATCCTGTTTTCTTCGGAAAATTATCGTTACCTCAGTTCCAGCCTGATCAAAGAAGTCGCGATGTTCGGCGGGGATGTATCCACTTTGGTGCCGGCCAACATCAACGCCGCTATCCTTCAGAAATTCAAGGACAGCGCGTTCAAAGGGAAAAAAATATCGGAATGA
- a CDS encoding helix-hairpin-helix domain-containing protein, which translates to MDAIREWLACHKQEVIRFAVLFMVLAASLFGLGRLIYGNTAETGTEELLLDETYLAASSAESNPSSEQPEEAEPIREIIIVDIKGAVKKPGVYQAEADMRVIDIIDLAGGLGESADAGTVNLSQRVTDQMVIYIPAVGEEAVRPIAAPENNLTEQENGNEEAGTEKVDINTADAVLLQTLNGIGEKKAALIIAYREENGSFQTIEEIMEVSGIGEKTFEGFKDLITVGAK; encoded by the coding sequence TTGGATGCTATTCGGGAATGGCTTGCTTGCCATAAGCAGGAAGTGATCAGATTTGCCGTTTTGTTTATGGTTCTCGCTGCAAGTCTCTTTGGCTTAGGCAGATTGATTTACGGCAATACGGCAGAAACAGGCACTGAGGAGTTGTTGCTGGATGAAACCTATCTGGCGGCAAGCTCTGCTGAATCAAACCCGTCGTCAGAGCAGCCGGAAGAGGCGGAGCCGATCCGGGAAATCATCATCGTCGACATCAAAGGCGCCGTAAAAAAACCGGGTGTATACCAAGCGGAGGCTGATATGCGCGTCATCGACATAATTGATTTAGCCGGTGGTTTGGGTGAATCGGCAGATGCCGGCACGGTGAATCTGTCCCAACGCGTGACAGATCAGATGGTGATCTATATTCCTGCAGTCGGCGAAGAAGCAGTTCGCCCGATTGCAGCGCCGGAAAACAACCTGACCGAACAAGAAAACGGAAACGAGGAGGCCGGAACCGAGAAAGTGGACATCAATACGGCAGATGCTGTGTTGCTGCAGACGTTGAATGGGATTGGTGAAAAAAAAGCTGCGCTCATCATCGCGTACCGTGAGGAGAACGGCTCTTTCCAGACGATCGAGGAAATAATGGAAGTTTCAGGAATCGGTGAAAAAACCTTCGAGGGGTTTAAAGATCTAATCACGGTCGGAGCAAAATAA
- a CDS encoding ComE operon protein 2 encodes MERIPWNQYFMAQSVLLSLRSTCKRLEVGATIVRDKRIIAGGYNGSVSGDVHCIDEGCYVVNGHCVRTIHAEMNAILQCAKFGVQTQDAEIYVTHFPCLQCTKMILQAGIKKIYYLEDYHNDSYAVHLLDAMDIPYEQVPLDPDYFSQLLKRKEQSDDGSAACCGHHDD; translated from the coding sequence ATGGAAAGAATTCCTTGGAATCAATATTTTATGGCACAAAGCGTGCTGCTCTCACTGAGGAGCACTTGTAAACGCTTGGAGGTCGGTGCCACAATCGTCAGAGACAAACGCATCATTGCCGGAGGATACAACGGGAGTGTTTCCGGCGACGTCCACTGCATCGATGAGGGCTGCTATGTCGTGAATGGGCACTGTGTCCGCACCATCCACGCGGAAATGAATGCGATCCTGCAGTGCGCCAAGTTCGGCGTACAGACCCAGGATGCAGAAATATATGTGACACATTTCCCTTGCTTGCAATGCACGAAAATGATTTTGCAGGCCGGCATCAAGAAAATCTATTATTTGGAAGACTATCATAACGACTCCTACGCCGTCCATCTGCTGGATGCGATGGATATTCCGTATGAACAAGTCCCCCTCGATCCGGATTATTTTTCTCAATTACTGAAACGAAAAGAACAATCAGATGATGGCTCTGCTGCATGTTGCGGGCATCATGACGACTGA
- a CDS encoding DNA internalization-related competence protein ComEC/Rec2: MPALLVFPVTIIGFDGTNVFAWVLLIAIFARLYLMQSKTLNVIAAAVVVASLTSLLVHQWSSASEFTAQEAESVRKAALQLDPNDLRINGDLLTGEALLLWGGKEEKVYFHYTIATEEEKFTWEQMRFPQRFVAAVRLEAPEAERNLHQFDFEEYLNAKGIHWAAAIEAMEFRSEDRSVWSLPSSIRRSIILMLEKLPAVQTTDYIQTMLFNQAHAISGDTLDAYRGIGLLHLFSISGMHIQLLLAQVRYILLRMKVSHETTDKLLVVFLLAYGVLTGWGIGVFRAICTHLILLVGKITGHRIDAKDAFAFTVMVAVFYNPLLIYSASFQLSYLLAGVLYFVAPISAEWEMNGLLRDICLTALMTMASFPVVAYHFFEVSWLGIFVNVIFSFFFSWLLFPLFWLLLFTVLFSPGTPLLGSLCAVSDKLLTLLEHFAGAAADLDFASLVTGRPPAVYFVLVWIALLLLLLSVEKRQRDIRVLCVLMAAVGLFSFAHQLTPSGKVVMLDVGQGDAILIITPFHRRAVLIDTGGMLTFEKEAWQVRESATTAGEKLVSTLKAEGVKKLDMVFLTHADQDHVGSLRELAEGLPIAAVYFPKGAEGNAAFAAVLLELQSRHQVGLFPVLGKVDLKLAADFVFHILAPLAPGEGGNEDSLVIQTSIGGLDWLFTGDLGEDGEGLLVRTYPDLKADILKIGHHGSATSSSEGFLDHVQPKLALISVGKQNRYGHPDAEILERLELRNIPVFRTDRQGAVHFRYGPGETEWRTILENKK, encoded by the coding sequence TTGCCTGCCTTGCTCGTCTTCCCGGTGACCATCATCGGATTCGACGGAACCAATGTCTTTGCGTGGGTTCTGCTCATTGCCATTTTTGCGCGCCTTTACTTGATGCAATCCAAAACTTTGAACGTCATTGCTGCCGCGGTGGTGGTCGCGAGCCTAACGAGTTTACTGGTCCACCAGTGGTCGAGCGCATCGGAGTTCACTGCTCAGGAAGCGGAATCGGTCAGAAAAGCTGCGCTGCAGTTGGATCCGAATGATCTGCGGATCAACGGCGATTTGCTGACAGGGGAAGCCCTGCTGCTATGGGGAGGCAAGGAAGAAAAAGTTTATTTCCATTACACGATCGCAACAGAAGAAGAAAAGTTCACCTGGGAACAAATGCGATTCCCACAGCGTTTCGTCGCCGCTGTCCGGTTGGAGGCGCCGGAAGCGGAACGGAATCTGCACCAATTTGATTTCGAAGAGTATCTGAATGCGAAAGGCATCCATTGGGCCGCCGCTATCGAAGCGATGGAGTTCCGGAGTGAGGATCGTTCTGTTTGGTCCTTGCCAAGCAGCATCAGGAGATCCATCATTTTGATGTTGGAAAAGCTGCCAGCTGTCCAGACGACCGACTACATCCAAACAATGCTATTCAATCAAGCGCATGCCATATCGGGGGATACCTTGGACGCCTATCGTGGGATCGGTTTATTGCATCTTTTTTCCATCTCCGGCATGCATATCCAGCTGCTGCTGGCCCAGGTGCGCTACATCCTGTTGCGGATGAAAGTCAGCCATGAGACTACGGATAAGCTGCTGGTTGTATTTTTGCTCGCTTATGGTGTGTTGACCGGGTGGGGAATCGGTGTCTTTCGGGCTATCTGTACGCACCTTATCCTATTGGTCGGGAAAATCACCGGACATCGGATTGATGCGAAAGATGCCTTCGCATTTACGGTGATGGTTGCTGTTTTTTACAATCCGCTGCTGATCTATTCGGCAAGTTTCCAATTGAGTTATCTTTTGGCGGGGGTATTGTATTTTGTTGCCCCAATCAGCGCGGAATGGGAAATGAATGGGTTGTTGAGGGATATCTGCTTGACGGCGCTGATGACGATGGCGTCCTTTCCCGTCGTCGCCTATCATTTTTTTGAGGTTTCCTGGCTCGGGATTTTTGTGAATGTGATCTTTTCGTTCTTTTTTTCCTGGTTGCTTTTTCCGCTGTTTTGGTTGTTGCTCTTTACCGTGCTCTTTTCCCCGGGAACCCCGTTGCTGGGGTCGCTTTGTGCTGTGTCCGATAAATTGCTCACCTTGTTGGAGCACTTTGCCGGGGCAGCCGCGGATTTGGATTTTGCGTCACTCGTTACAGGAAGACCGCCTGCCGTTTATTTTGTGTTGGTCTGGATCGCCTTGCTGCTGCTCTTGCTGAGTGTCGAAAAGAGGCAAAGGGATATCCGTGTGCTTTGTGTCCTGATGGCCGCTGTCGGCTTGTTTTCCTTCGCCCATCAGCTGACTCCTTCCGGAAAAGTCGTCATGCTTGATGTGGGACAGGGAGATGCCATCCTGATCATAACGCCTTTTCATCGTCGGGCGGTGCTGATAGACACGGGCGGCATGCTGACTTTTGAAAAAGAAGCCTGGCAAGTCCGGGAATCAGCGACAACCGCCGGTGAAAAGCTTGTGTCGACCCTAAAAGCGGAAGGCGTGAAAAAATTGGACATGGTCTTTCTGACGCATGCCGATCAGGACCATGTTGGTTCGTTGCGGGAACTTGCCGAAGGTTTGCCGATTGCTGCGGTTTATTTCCCTAAAGGAGCGGAGGGGAATGCGGCGTTCGCCGCAGTGCTCCTTGAACTGCAAAGCCGACACCAAGTGGGCCTGTTCCCTGTATTGGGCAAGGTCGATTTAAAGCTTGCTGCTGATTTTGTTTTTCATATCTTGGCACCTTTAGCGCCGGGAGAAGGCGGAAATGAGGATTCATTGGTCATCCAAACAAGCATAGGCGGTTTGGATTGGCTGTTCACGGGCGATCTTGGAGAAGACGGGGAAGGTTTGCTGGTGCGCACTTATCCTGATTTGAAGGCCGATATTCTGAAGATCGGCCACCACGGGAGCGCAACATCCAGTTCGGAAGGCTTCTTGGATCATGTCCAGCCTAAATTGGCCTTGATATCCGTTGGCAAACAGAACAGGTACGGCCATCCGGATGCGGAGATACTGGAACGCCTGGAATTGCGGAATATCCCTGTATTTCGCACGGACCGACAGGGCGCTGTCCACTTCCGTTACGGGCCAGGGGAAACAGAATGGCGAACCATTTTGGAGAACAAAAAATAA
- the holA gene encoding DNA polymerase III subunit delta codes for MANHFGEQKIKMMNGGPNVNYTTEMSKIKKGQLQPVYLFLGKEDFFIEEAKQLLLRTVVDEADKDLNVGIFNMDETLLGRALEDAESLPFFGERRLVIIENPLFLTAEKPKNGLEHDLGWLESYLENPSPSTILAIFAPYEKLDSRKKIAKLLTKKAVTVDVSPLAEKEARKFLGDMIKNEGYQMNRDALELFYERIENQLSRGMRELPKLFLAGSEDKQITKQMVIDLIPRNLEQNIFELVTQVLNKNTYLAIQIYRDLLLQKEEPIKINAILLGQFRLLLQVKLLSKNGYQQTDITKVLKIHPYRVKLASQQVRNLSEKVLADAFQGLVETEYNMKTGQGLKEIQFEFFLIRYANAMPKQ; via the coding sequence ATGGCGAACCATTTTGGAGAACAAAAAATAAAAATGATGAATGGTGGTCCAAACGTGAATTATACAACGGAGATGTCCAAAATAAAAAAAGGTCAGCTTCAGCCGGTCTATTTATTTTTGGGCAAAGAAGATTTTTTTATAGAAGAAGCGAAGCAGCTGTTGCTGCGTACGGTTGTTGACGAGGCCGACAAGGATTTGAATGTCGGCATATTCAATATGGATGAGACGCTGTTGGGTCGGGCTCTTGAAGATGCGGAGTCGCTGCCTTTTTTTGGGGAAAGACGTCTAGTCATCATCGAGAACCCGCTCTTTTTGACGGCCGAAAAACCCAAGAATGGACTGGAGCATGATCTTGGTTGGCTTGAGAGTTATCTGGAGAACCCTTCACCCTCAACGATTCTGGCTATTTTTGCGCCGTACGAAAAATTGGACAGCAGAAAAAAAATTGCGAAACTGCTGACGAAGAAGGCCGTCACTGTTGATGTTTCCCCGTTAGCGGAGAAAGAAGCCCGCAAATTTTTGGGGGACATGATCAAAAATGAAGGCTACCAGATGAACCGCGATGCACTCGAATTATTTTACGAGCGGATCGAAAATCAGCTGTCGCGGGGAATGCGGGAGTTGCCCAAGCTGTTTCTTGCCGGATCTGAAGACAAACAAATCACCAAACAAATGGTGATCGACTTGATCCCGCGCAATCTGGAACAAAATATATTTGAATTGGTGACGCAAGTGCTGAACAAGAACACTTATCTGGCCATCCAGATTTATCGGGACCTGTTGCTCCAAAAAGAAGAACCGATCAAAATCAATGCAATCCTTTTAGGGCAATTCCGACTGTTGCTGCAAGTGAAGCTGCTCTCAAAAAACGGGTACCAGCAAACGGACATCACGAAAGTGTTGAAGATCCATCCTTATCGTGTGAAACTTGCTTCCCAACAAGTGAGGAACCTTTCCGAAAAGGTCCTGGCCGATGCTTTTCAGGGCTTGGTCGAGACGGAGTATAACATGAAGACAGGGCAAGGGTTGAAGGAGATACAATTCGAGTTTTTTCTGATCCGCTACGCAAACGCAATGCCCAAACAGTAA
- the rpsT gene encoding 30S ribosomal protein S20, producing MPNIDSAIKRVRTSEKANLKNNAQKSAMRSAIKKFEAAVAEGAENSEELLKAAVKSIDSAASKNLIHQNKASRDISRLTKKLAK from the coding sequence ATGCCAAATATCGATTCAGCAATCAAACGTGTTCGCACTAGCGAAAAAGCTAACCTAAAAAACAACGCTCAAAAGAGTGCTATGCGTTCAGCTATCAAAAAATTTGAAGCTGCAGTAGCAGAAGGCGCTGAAAATAGCGAAGAATTATTAAAGGCAGCAGTTAAATCTATCGATTCAGCAGCTTCTAAAAACTTAATTCATCAAAATAAAGCGTCTCGCGACATTTCTCGTTTAACTAAAAAATTAGCTAAATAA
- the uvrB gene encoding excinuclease ABC subunit UvrB — translation MKDQFELVSPYQPSGDQPEAIKELVDGLNLGRRAQTLLGATGTGKTFTVANVIQAVNKPTLVIAHNKTLAGQLYGELKEFFPNNAVEYFVSYYDYYQPEAYVPSSDTYIEKESSVNDEIDKLRHSATSSLLERRDVIVVASVSCIYGLVNPLDYKEHTLSLRQGMEMERNELLRRLVEMQFERNDIDFRRGTFRVRGDVVEIFLASRDNEAIRVEFFGDEIDRIREVDVLTGEIKSDVEHFPVFPATHFVANEEKTLHAVDMIRAELKDRLKVLRDENKLLEAQRLEQRTNYDMEMLMEMGYCNGIENYSRHMDGRAPGEPPYTLLDFFPDDYLTVIDESHITMSQIRGMYNGDRSRKEQLVAYGFRLPSTLDNRPLTLKEFEERVNQILYISATPGPYEYEQSPYVAQQIIRPTGLLDPIVEVRPIKGQIDDLISEINLRVERNERVFITTLTKKMSEDLTDYLKEIGIKVNYLHSEIKTMERAEIIRNLRLGEFDVLIGINLLREGLDVPEVSLVAILDADKEGFLRSERSLVQTIGRAARNENGKVIMYADRITDSMERAINETNRRRATQEAYNIKHGITPKTIIKEVRDRISISHTPEDAEGDVSILSVYKAMTMEQRREALDQLDKEMREAAKALNFEKAAEIRDMVLELKAEYKGL, via the coding sequence ATGAAAGATCAATTTGAATTAGTTTCCCCATACCAGCCCAGCGGTGATCAGCCGGAAGCCATCAAAGAGCTTGTCGATGGATTGAATCTGGGCAGACGGGCGCAAACCCTGTTGGGCGCGACGGGGACCGGCAAGACTTTTACGGTAGCGAACGTCATCCAGGCAGTGAACAAACCGACGCTTGTCATCGCCCACAACAAAACGTTGGCTGGGCAATTGTATGGCGAATTGAAGGAATTTTTCCCTAACAACGCCGTCGAATATTTTGTGAGTTACTATGACTATTATCAACCCGAGGCGTATGTCCCCTCCAGCGACACTTATATAGAGAAAGAATCCAGCGTAAACGATGAAATCGATAAACTGCGCCACTCCGCCACCAGCTCCTTGCTGGAAAGGCGGGACGTGATTGTTGTGGCTTCCGTGTCCTGCATCTATGGTTTGGTGAATCCCTTGGACTATAAAGAGCATACCTTATCGTTAAGGCAAGGGATGGAGATGGAAAGGAATGAACTGCTGCGCAGGTTGGTGGAAATGCAGTTTGAACGCAATGATATCGATTTTCGGCGCGGAACGTTCCGCGTGCGCGGAGATGTGGTCGAAATTTTTCTGGCATCCCGCGACAACGAGGCCATCCGTGTCGAATTTTTTGGGGATGAAATCGATCGGATCAGAGAAGTGGATGTACTGACCGGAGAAATCAAGAGTGATGTCGAACATTTTCCCGTTTTCCCGGCCACTCACTTCGTGGCGAATGAAGAAAAGACCCTGCATGCAGTCGACATGATCCGGGCAGAACTGAAGGATCGACTCAAAGTGCTGCGCGATGAAAACAAACTGCTGGAAGCCCAGCGCTTGGAACAGCGCACCAACTACGACATGGAAATGTTGATGGAAATGGGGTACTGCAACGGAATCGAAAACTATTCCAGACATATGGATGGACGCGCTCCGGGAGAGCCACCATACACTTTGCTTGATTTTTTCCCGGATGATTATCTGACAGTCATCGACGAGTCGCACATCACGATGTCGCAAATCCGCGGCATGTACAACGGTGACCGCTCGCGGAAGGAGCAATTGGTGGCGTATGGCTTCCGTCTGCCGAGCACCTTGGATAACCGTCCGTTGACGTTGAAGGAATTCGAGGAGCGGGTCAACCAGATCCTTTATATTTCGGCGACGCCTGGCCCGTACGAGTATGAACAAAGCCCCTATGTTGCCCAACAGATCATCCGTCCGACAGGCTTGCTGGATCCGATCGTGGAAGTGCGTCCGATCAAAGGCCAGATCGATGATCTGATCAGTGAAATCAATTTGCGTGTCGAACGCAATGAGCGGGTCTTCATCACTACTTTGACGAAGAAGATGTCCGAAGACTTGACGGATTATCTGAAGGAAATCGGCATCAAAGTGAATTATCTGCACAGCGAAATCAAAACGATGGAGCGCGCGGAAATTATCCGCAATCTCCGATTGGGAGAATTTGATGTGTTGATCGGCATCAACCTGTTGCGGGAAGGGCTGGATGTTCCCGAGGTTTCGCTTGTTGCCATCCTGGATGCAGACAAAGAAGGCTTCCTGCGGAGCGAGCGCTCGCTTGTCCAGACGATCGGACGGGCTGCCCGGAACGAGAACGGGAAAGTCATCATGTACGCGGACCGCATAACGGATTCAATGGAGCGGGCCATAAACGAAACGAACAGGCGTCGTGCGACACAGGAAGCCTACAACATTAAGCATGGCATCACGCCGAAAACGATCATCAAAGAAGTCCGTGACCGGATCAGTATCTCACATACACCTGAAGATGCCGAAGGGGACGTCAGCATTTTGAGCGTCTACAAAGCGATGACGATGGAACAACGCCGCGAAGCGCTCGATCAACTGGATAAGGAAATGAGGGAAGCCGCCAAAGCCCTCAATTTCGAAAAAGCGGCAGAAATACGTGACATGGTGTTGGAACTGAAAGCAGAATACAAAGGGTTATAA
- the rpsO gene encoding 30S ribosomal protein S15: protein MAISKELKNEIIKEYAIHEGDTGSPEVQIAVLTYEINHLNEHARVHKKDHHSYRGLMKKVGHRRNLLAYLRNKDVPRYRELIQRLGLRR, encoded by the coding sequence ATGGCAATTTCAAAAGAACTTAAAAATGAAATCATCAAAGAATACGCTATTCACGAAGGAGATACTGGATCCCCAGAAGTGCAAATCGCAGTTCTTACGTATGAAATCAACCACTTGAACGAGCACGCACGCGTTCATAAAAAAGACCACCATTCTTACCGTGGTTTGATGAAAAAAGTTGGACACCGTCGTAACTTGTTGGCTTACTTGCGTAACAAAGACGTTCCCCGCTACCGTGAACTGATCCAAAGATTAGGTTTGCGTCGTTAA